The genomic segment AGGGTAAGGTGGTAGGGGTCAATGTATTGTTCACGGCAACAGTAATACGATAGGGAGGTTGCTGACTAAATAAAATACTTGTTACATCGGCCTCAAATGGTAAGTGAGCTCCTTCGTGAACCAATATCTCCTGACCATTCAACCACTACAATGTAAAAACATGACAAAACTGAAAACTGTGTTACTTACAAAATTACATTTAAAGCCTTGCGCTGAGAGGCAATGAAATTGTGGTAATGCCAGATACACACACCAGCAAAACAGGTCATACAAAATATATCTAATTCCTCTCAGTCAAAAAAAGCAGAAACAGAATGGAGACATGGAGATGTATACTATCTAATATAATATATACGTATATTAGTGATCTATATCACTGCAGGCAAACCACTGTTTCAAACTCTCAAAGTCATGAGATATCATGCTTAATGGTAATCATGCCTCTATGTTTGTGTGTACCTGGTATTTAGTTACACTGAAACTGCTAATAACAAATTTGTTGTACAATAATAAGCAGATGACACTGAAAATAGCAAGTCATGCTGTAGTTACTACAACAAACTGTCACAACACATGACATGCACATCTGGTAAGAACGAACACATAACAGTGAAATTTCTAGACAGCTTCATGTTAATTGTAATGAAAAAGCCAAACACATATGTGCCATGAAACTCTATAACTCCAATGAATGCCAGGTACATCATGATGGTCTACCTTTACTGTTGTTATCTGCAGAAGATCACAGATGATAACAGTAAAGGTGGACCATcatgtgtgtgcagtgtacataattatgtctgTTGTGTGCAAGGGATCAATTAGTGCACACTCACAACTATGCAATAGTAGTGTACTCCTTCAAATCTCAGGTAGAGTCGTTGGTCAGCAGCTCCTCGTGGTTGTTGATAGAAGATACGGTCATACCATACCCACCCGATGTGATCCCTAATACTACGATCTTGCGTTATGTCATTGTAACTGGATGGAACTGGCATATCAATAACCGGACCAGCCTGTAGTAACATCAGGCATGCCGATTACCATgaggataataataataaatcaaatcagTCAGCAAGAATAAATACCTCAGAGAGCGGTTGCATGTACCATTTCTCAGTAAATCCTTGATCAGGATCCGTGGACACCCGGAAATTCCATATCCCAGCCAAATCAACTATGATTCGACTTTCTGATTCCTGTGGGTACAGACCGGCTGCGGAATTCGTTATCAGACCACTGCTTATCACAACCACAAATAGCACTAATTTTACAGGGAATTCTTCCAGATGTAACATACTCTCGTACCAACTGCAAATTATTCGGTCACAGTGGGGCGCGCGTAAAAggtcataattattttatgctatTTGGTTATTTGACAGCTAGCTATTAGTTTGCATGTCAGTGCATATGGCTTCGTATTATGGTAGCGTGACTTCCTGAAAGAAACCCGAGACAGAAACCCTTTGCCCTGATAAATAGTGTTTGAGTAGCATACAGTGGCAATGTCTATGGACAAGAACGACTCTTTCTCATCCCTGGATAACCTGAATATTGTTGAAGAAGACGAGCCAACAGCAGCAATGCCAATAGTTGTCACAACGGACAGCGCCTTGACTACGTTCATGTCACAGTCGCCGCTCAGCCAGGGATACTTGTTCAAAGAGTCCAGCGTGCACAAGGCGTTTAACAAGCGTTATTTCGTACTCTACCAGCATTTGCTGGTGTACTACAGAGAAATGGATCAGTTCATCAAGGGCAGTACTCCTGAAGCTAGACTGGTAAGAACAACGAATGCATTTtacatgttgttgttgttgttttgtagttaaggtagctagttttgtagttaaagtacttagtttggtagttaagctagttagaattttgtatttaaAAACTCTTGTAatgaaagtttttttttttttttttttcagcttTTACATGTTTTATAAGCTTTTttggtgatttgtgtgtatggTGTTACCCGGTGTTATATAACCCAATATGCCGCCCAGAAAGGCATTGTTTTTGCACACAGAACTACTATAGGCGTGGCGATATCACTTTGCTGTGGTTGTATGCGGAGATCTGGGTCGTTAACTTCCAAATTATGTATTGGTGGTCAGTGTAGATTGCAtttgtatggtttctttgttatcaGTATAGACACAGTCGTTTTTGTCTGTAGAAACATGCCAGTGGTGTTATCTACTTGTACGATTGCTACCTTACCAAGCCAGATACATTACCTTATGGAGCAAAATTTTGTTTCATTTTACACACACCTCACAAAGAAAACAAAAGAAAGTAAGGCTGTTTGTGATCAAAATAGTCTTGTTGAATTGATTATCCTTTATACGTTTTAGGTCATTCAAGTTAGTATCAAAAACTAAACAAGACAAGCACATGTGGATTAGTTTGCTGCAAGCACAGAATCCCAAACTGTGTTGTGATCCATCCTCTACAACACATCAGTTTCAGCAAGTTTTCAAACAATCTGCATCAGTGTCATCTATTGATTCAGATGACTACAAAGAACTTTGTATTAAAGTGGAATCCTGTCATATCAACCCTCGTACACATCGGAGCATGTCTGAAGTACTTATCAGGAGAAAAAGTACAGTGCAAATTCGACACAAATCTTCTGACTGTGGAGCTTTATGATTATTTATATTTTTATATTCTATTAATTTATCACTTATTATAAATAGTGAATTGTGTATTATTCGTAACTGGATTTCTTGAATTCTTAACGTAAATTAAAGCGGAAAGGCTAGCTTCCTATCGTAGTTCTAGTTAGAACTGTAGCTTGTTCAGTAGTGTAAAACAGGCAAGGATGGCGCAGTCACAAGGTCATTGTTCGCTGCCGTCGAAAAAGATGCCGTTCGACATCCAGAAACCAATCGTATGTGGCCATCTTTACAAGCAGAACAGAAAAGGAGGCTTCTTCAACAAACGGTATTTCGCCCTGTATCAACACTATTTAGTCTACTACGTTCACGAGGCAGATTACAAAAAGGATAAGGAGTCAAACACATTACAGGTCTGTCTGAATGATTAACACATATTAAGTTTTACACACGTTGTCCTTACAGCACAGACATGGCGCGTACAATTTGGAAGGAGTTTTCTTGGGGCACTGCGAAAAGAAGCCACAAGGCGCCAAGTATTGCTTTATCATGCACACCCCTGCTCCGTGCAATAAGAGACGGTAAGAATGATTGTACGCGATGTCACTTGTGCAAGTCTCACTGTATGGGAGCACAGTTTGAGAACATTTGTGTGTGAATTGCGAAACATCAAGTGGTGAATTGAATGTAGAAATGCCATAAGGCTATAACCAAATCAACTGTGAGATGGttactattttttttttttttttgcagtgaAGTATTGCTAAATTGCGGTTCTCAAAGTGACCGTAAAATTTGGATGGAGAAGATCCAGGCACAAAACGCCAAACTGACATCACATCATCATGACTCATCATCAGGTTCTGATAGCTCGCTAACTGTACCAAGAGGTCATCAAAGACAGCCCTCCGTTGGTGGTGaaggtaaggccactccaaatgaattctctgtttcccattctggactcaggcatatttgtaTACGGacaggcggtccatttccattataagattggcagctttacaagccattattttcctggctTAACCATGCATAAAAGTATTCTTAAGCTTTtattaagttgcaaaaatagtacaAACATGAATCTGCACCAACTTGATAGAACTGCTGCCACTTTTACAAGATGGGTTTTACTGCAAGAATAACttgaataatggaatatttagagctgacagtaaccagatgcgggtggTAGacaggaaacagaatttatttgaagTGGCCTAATGTATAAGTTGTTTGAAAACTGGATTGGTGGTGGTGCCCTAttcaatgacaaagagaaaaggTTGTTTGGCTACAAGTGCACAGTAATACATACAAGCCATTGTGTCATCTCTACCAAGTTGTAAAACTGATCCCACGCTACTGTCTTTGTATAATTGTTTATGTCCCATAAGGCCATAACATTGTGTTACCAGTATATAAATATAATAGGCTGGGCTTTTCCTGATATGAGGACTTTTGTTTCCTTCAAGATAAAATTTAACACCTTGTAACTATTGCAGTGCATTTTATGCTACCACAGTAGTGTCTAAGTTGTTTACCATTAGCTATTTGCTTCCTTTGGGACTTCCTTAGTTATCATCTGGTGATTGGTCTTCTATGTATTTGCAGTAAATATGTTGTATATGTAATTGAGGTAGTAACAGCAGATCCTAATTACGGCCATTCCAGTTTGCAGTGACGGTATAACTGGGAAATATCTAATGATAATAATTCAATCTCTATATCAAAGCATTTGTAATAACATTTGAGAGTATGAGGTACATTGGAGCAAATCGTTGGACTGTCCTTCACTGAAACTTTTGCTGTATTGACATTATATGCATTTGAATCCTGGATTTTTTCCTTTCCTtgtcccattttctgtttcactttactatagctactgtagatTAAGTAATGTTTAAGTCTATAGTTTCagcttgttaggttaggtaacccaaaggctgcagcacatattgctatcagaccttcagtgctggtcactgtaaagctcaaTAACAAtagcatacatgtacacaaaaatAGCAGAAGCCATCTACTATACTTATTCTAATCATTCACTAGAGTGAAACAAATGCCCACTTTATAAAACAATACATAACAGCTCCATAAATATAATACCTATTGTCTCTTTGTAGGTGATATGAACGTGCAAGATGGTGACAGTGATGAGGACTCAACACAATGTCAACTTGAATAATGTGCCACAACTTCCAATTATTTAACTGACTAATTTTTGtattgatttaaaaaaataccTAACATTGTACATATAGTGACAGTCAATATTATGCATCATGTATTGCTAATCTAATCTCGTCCAAGTTGGTGGGTTTCTTGTGGTCGATCAACCCGGTATATTTTCTCAGCCAGTACTAAGATGGCATGGTACTCCACTTCTTCTGGGGTGGTGTCATAGTGGTAGTGGCCTCCATCACCATGGTTACTGAAACAGTGTGTGTGTTCAATCCGCAGGTCAAGATCCTGCAACAACAGAAAACATGTAGCTTAGCTGGTTTTTAAACCCTAGAGTACTTGAGTTGTCCTGTGACTGGCTGAGTGAAAACCAGttattttcacaaaattttattttgctataaaaacatATTGAAATAAATTGGGTAAAAACACATGTGCTACATAATTTATgaatattttaattgctttagCATgcactgaaactgaaaaaaaaatctatatgcCAAAGTTGCATgcaccctatagaaagttcaactacattacaagtcaccctgtggagagtttgttttgtgtttgtatagcaAGACATGTACACATGAACTATGGGGACTCATTTACGAAGTACCCGAAATAAAGTTTAACGTCACCATTTCTTTGCTAGAATGGCCTTCTTTGTTCACACAGGGAAAGCTCTATACCTTAATTGATTTTCAAGAATAGAGAGCTATGTCatgtctttgtagcttgtttcagttgtgaatTATGATCAGttaattaagcacctgtaatttatttactGTATTGCTGCTGTACTATGACTTTTCCAACTGTCAGCACTATAAGACTATTCATAAAGCAGAatctttggctgtccactcctttgttaatatagataacagagaagaaAAAACAAGGAATGTGAGAAAATGACCAATTTTCGCTCAGCCAGTCAAGTTCAAACATTCATTGACCTGAAATTGACAGTTGTTTTTCATATACATTTACTACAATCTCTGGACAAATGTACGTCTCAGAAATGTTTTCTTAAATGGCATGCCGTTCCTAATAATGGTTTGTATGGTGGTGTGTTCATCGTGTTTTCATCCTAGCAGTAATTTATTTAACATGCCAGTCTGTATAGCATAAATGCACTAGTAGCAAGCATGACATTGCACACTCCTATACATTGCCTTTTTTCCATGCCACAAAAGCTGCCTATTACAGAAATTAAGCATTACTACTAAAAGGCCTAATAGGAAGTAATGGAGATATTCATTGCTCCATTaactatgtatgcatgcatcacTAAAACACCAATAAGCAGATAGAAATACCAGTATCTTAGCAATGACCACCATGCTGTAATAATGTATCATATCCTTGTGACATATGTTTTTTATACCACAAAACACATCACTGGTGTGTTGATGTTCTGACTAGTAATACAATATTAATAGTTTCAGTGTAAATGGGTGGGTACGTTATGTGAACTGTTGTTTATAAGTCACTGCTGAACTCTAATCATATCGAACTCACTATCAGAAATGCTATATGCACATACAAGAAAAATTGATGTACTCATATTTCAGTATGAAGGGCTTTTGTTTGGAGCATCACTACTTACAACACCTACATATCTAGAGTTTAATCCTAAGGATAAAAGATGGAAATCTCTGCCCTAAAAGTGTTCTATGTCGTCTGAATAGCACCAACTCAGTAACCAACATATAAAGTGTCACAAATCATTGTTGACATCACAGTCAGATTTCCCGAACATTTCTCATGTAATTTAAGTTGACAGTGATGTACTTCTAACATCAAACCATTTTAGTGCAGAGAACAGATTGTACACTAGTTAAACAGAATAGTATAATTCTACCCTATGGCCGAGAATGTAATTTGGTAAACCTGATTCGATATGCACCCATCCCCATTTGACTTTCCTGAAAGTAAAAAGAGTCTATTCTTACCAGTTAAAATAGCAGCCATGTACTGGTCAGAAGTGCttttactactgtcactactgaGATGCCTGGTAGATAAATTGGTATTAAGTGacactataattatgatgaCATGTATTTCCATCAGAAAACATTACAGTGCTTCAATGATGTGATCATGTTAACTAACACAATTACTGTAATTGCTGTAATGTTGGGtgatactgtaatttaatactAACAGTAAAATACACATAATTACAGTAACTTCCTATAGTTATGTGCTGCTTACCGGGTCATGTGATACAAACTCACAGAGACACACCAATGGGGCGGACATGTCATGGAAGGTTAGCCACTTGTTAATCTCTTCGGCAGTATTCAATGGCTTGTCTGAAAAATCTGGCTAAGTGAGGTAGACAAGCAACAATACATTTTGCACAAATAACTGTATTGTAGACATACTGTACACTTTGTTACAGTACAATTTACACCACTTATCCTCACCATGATGTGAAGGTTAGCCTTGCCTTTGGCAATCAGAAATACCCCTCCCATTGCCACCGGTTTGTCACCATAGTGACTGGCCAACTGTTTTCTCATACAAGTGATGAAATTTTCTGGACCAGTCCGAGACTTTACCTTCACTTCCAGTACCTGGTGAGGAAGCATGCAATTATACAACTATGTGTAAAAACAAGGAAAAAAGTCTTACAGTGaagcctcacttagtggccacctcgttaataaggccaccttgttatagtagCCAAGTCCAGAAAGTCCAGATGTATCTTACATACTATTCCAatgatttaatttttgttaatagggccacctcattattaagcccagtggccacatactgcaAGACCAAACTAGTAAAACTAACACAATATTCCCATAATAAAGGGGCCAGCTGAACAGAAAGTCAACGcatcactgcaaaagttgctgctcgTGCTTCATGCTTTTAGCAGCCATTATCCCTCAAGTAATGAATGATCCTATCTGCATATGAAACCTATAgcatatgtatatagctgttacAACAACTATATAGCCACTgccaggtgttgatttgttgcaCTTTGTTTATGGCTggattaatgaggttttcattaataagaccacctcactaaTAGGGTCACTTATTGTGGGTCCCAAAGGTAGCCTTGCTaacgaggtttcactgtaatgttAAAAATATACACCATATGTGAGCGATCAAAACAACTTGCAAATTAAAGAGTTTAGCACCCAAGTATCTTTCCCAAATGAAACAGGATGGATGAATACTTACAAGTGAAATGGGTTCCACACCCTTTGATTAACAAgtttttttaattgcttgcatttaagtttttttttttttttggaaagaCAATGACAAGCAGAGTAGGTAATTGCAGATGTTCCATAACACAAACATCATAGCTAAATAAGCATGCATGCTTATGAAATTGTCTGTTATATGTaggtacatactgtatagccaATGGAATTACATATGCTGCTAGTTCCTGTGTTTGTTGCATACTATACAGTGAGAGTAGAGATGGTATGGATGTAAATCATGAAAAGATAAGACTAGACATAATGATGGGTACACAGCTCAATAGTAACAATGGAGAACACATGCTCAATTATTCACCATCAATATGGACAGAGGAAACGATATTAATTCAGGCTAGCCAGCCAAAGGCCAGCTATGGGGCATGTGCCTGGTTGCTGGAAAAGGTATGCGCGTGTACGTGTCTGTGTCTATGCCCTTCTGCCCATGTAGGCAAAAAGTTTGTGGTAAATACAGCCTGCATTTGAGAAATGAAAGCTGTACAGCACCAATATTAACCTTCCAGATACGTAGGTCCCAGCAACTACAGGTATCAATCTAGtagggttagggtcaggttcagaCTTTTGGTTTCTTCTTAACCATTCTGCATAGGTAGTGGCCAAGGGTAGGGGATCTGCTTTAGTCAAACTTTTCTTTTCCATTTTCCCTACATTTTTGTTGGATGATGTCAATAGCTTTTGTTATAATACCAACAATCAGTGACAATAGTCTCAGCCAAATAATAAACACTATCAGCTCTCTCCcctccacacacacatgcatgcacacacacttgGTACCTACTTGGTACTTGGTAGCTGTCCACTGTACAGTGTACTGTGATAGCAGAGTTCTAGGATTCCTCCTAAATTAGTGACGTGATGTGTCTAGTTAAATCAACCTGTCTCCACCACAAGGACAACAAAAAGTCCATAAGGCCAAATATTGTAAATTGCTTGTTTTGCTATCCTAGTCAGGCAAAAataccatgcgggcgggcggctattatttattatattgttaaaatctattatttaatatcaaggaGCCCATTAACTCCTAATTGCCTTTTCTCTCAGATTTAGTAAGATTTGTTGTGATTTCACTGGGATTCATCAAGATTCAAA from the Dysidea avara chromosome 13, odDysAvar1.4, whole genome shotgun sequence genome contains:
- the LOC136242135 gene encoding uncharacterized protein; this translates as MAQSQGHCSLPSKKMPFDIQKPIVCGHLYKQNRKGGFFNKRYFALYQHYLVYYVHEADYKKDKESNTLQHRHGAYNLEGVFLGHCEKKPQGAKYCFIMHTPAPCNKRREVLLNCGSQSDRKIWMEKIQAQNAKLTSHHHDSSSGSDSSLTVPRGHQRQPSVGGEGDMNVQDGDSDEDSTQCQLE
- the LOC136242134 gene encoding uncharacterized protein — encoded protein: MSMDKNDSFSSLDNLNIVEEDEPTAAMPIVVTTDSALTTFMSQSPLSQGYLFKESSVHKAFNKRYFVLYQHLLVYYREMDQFIKGSTPEARLKHASGVIYLYDCYLTKPDTLPYGAKFCFILHTPHKENKRKSFKLVSKTKQDKHMWISLLQAQNPKLCCDPSSTTHQFQQVFKQSASVSSIDSDDYKELCIKVESCHINPRTHRSMSEVLIRRKSTVQIRHKSSDCGAL